A genomic window from Gambusia affinis linkage group LG16, SWU_Gaff_1.0, whole genome shotgun sequence includes:
- the rtn1a gene encoding reticulon-1a isoform X3, whose translation MGAAAIDLLYWRNVKQSGAVFSSALLLLFSLTQFSVVSVGAYLALAALSASISFRIYKSVLQAVQKTDEGHPFKAYLEMEIALSQDQISKYADKILLYSNTCMKELRRLFLVQDLVDSLKFAVLMWLLTYVGALFNGLTLLILAVVSMFTLPVVYEKHQAQIDQYVGLIRTQVNSVVGKIQAKIPGAKRKEE comes from the exons ATGGGAGCCGCAG CAATCGACCTCCTCTACTGGAGGAACGTGAAGCAGTCCGGCGCCGTGTTCAGCAGCGCCCTGCTGCTCCTGTTCTCCCTGACCCAGTTCAGCGTGGTCAGTGTCGGAGCCTACCTGGCTCTGGCGGCGCTCTCCGCCTCCATCAGCTTCAGGATCTACAAGTCTGTGCTGCAGGCTGTGCAGAAGACCGATGAGGGGCATCCTTTCAA GGCTTATCTGGAGATGGAGATCGCTCTGTCTCAGGACCAGATCAGTAAATACGCCGATAAGATCCTGCTGTACAGCAACACCTGCATGAAGGAGCTCCGCAGGCTGTTCCTCGTTCAGGATCTGGTGGATTCTTTGAAG TTTGCAGTTCTGATGTGGCTGCTGACCTATGTGGGTGCACTCTTCAATGGCCTGACGCTGCTCATCCTAG CTGTGGTGTCCATGTTCACTTTGCCTGTGGTTTATGAGAAACATCAG GCGCAGATTGATCAATACGTGGGACTAATACGGACCCAGGTCAACTCTGTGGTGGGGAA